The DNA window CGCTGGCGAGTCTCAAAACCCTCTGCTCTGCAACACCGCAGGATATCAGCTTCATTGTCGGTGTCTCTTCCCtcaatgccatcatcagATTCGCCATCAAGGACGCTGTCGAGACTGTTACGATTGCTAACGCAGAGTAAACATAAAGCAAAGCTCAAAAaatcaagaacaagaaagggaaaaaagagagcaaaaaaagaaaagaaaaatacaataGAGTAAAGAATCAATAAGAAGAAGGTCAAATTCAAATCACGCACCCTTTTCTCAAGATAGGCTGTCTCTCCTGGTGCTGGCGTCGTTCATCTTCCTCATGGCCGCCGTCTTCCTCATCGTCCGTCTTCTCGTCCTCGCTGCTCCTGTAGACGTCCTTGCCACGCGCTTGGCGGTCACGCACCGATTGAGTCACGTTGGTGGGAAAGGGCTTGCTGCGAATCCTCTCGCGCCGATCTCGCGCTTCTTGGTGTAGCTGCTGTATTAGCTGggtttgctgttgctggtacgtctgctgctgctgaagctgctgctgttggatATGCTGCAGCTGAGTCTGCGAGTGCTGGAATAGCGGCTGTTGgagttgttgttgctgctggtgctgcagctgttgctgttgatgctgctgcatctgcgaT is part of the Trichoderma atroviride chromosome 1, complete sequence genome and encodes:
- a CDS encoding uncharacterized protein (EggNog:ENOG41), which encodes MAGLPPNYNFTNQYDPQLQASISQMQQHQQQQLQHQQQQQLQQPLFQHSQTQLQHIQQQQLQQQQTYQQQQTQLIQQLHQEARDRRERIRSKPFPTNVTQSVRDRQARGKDVYRSSEDEKTDDEEDGGHEEDERRQHQERQPILRKGNRNSLDSVLDGESDDGIEGRDTDNEADILRCCRAEGFETRQRRAFAASVLDRPEQLMMYAQSEHDSMAGQRHRFMTIMCGYEDDDYWSNVGHHRAVTRAARERQANMRKAMNINRRTA